The following proteins are co-located in the Castanea sativa cultivar Marrone di Chiusa Pesio chromosome 8, ASM4071231v1 genome:
- the LOC142606337 gene encoding uncharacterized protein LOC142606337, which translates to MCHSFPTMLRGAGREWFTRLPTSSIDNFEQLSSAFLRHFIGGQRPKRPVDHLLTIKQGERETLRSYVKHFTRETLEVDDADKKVQLTTFKAGLKSREFVVSLAKNPPRTMAEMLLKAQKYMNAKDALAAIVDEERPKKEGRKTNAGDKRGSVQAIEEVT; encoded by the coding sequence ATGTGTCATTCCTTCCCTACTATGTTGAGGGGAGCTGGAAGAGAGtggttcacgagattgcccACTTCATCCATTGACAACTTCGAGCAGTTAAGTAGTGCCTTTCTGCGCCATTTCATCGGGGGGCAACGTCCCAAGAGACCAGtggatcacctactcactattaagcaaggggagagggagaccttgcggTCGTACGTGAAACACTTCACTCGAGAGACCCTAGAGGTGGACGACGCAGACAAAAAGGTGCAGCTAACAACATTTAAAGCAGGGCTTAAGTCCAGAGAATTTGTCGTCTCGCTGGCAAAGAATCCGCCTCGGACAATGGCAGAGATGCTACTGAAAgcccaaaagtacatgaatgccaAGGACGCACTAGCAGCCATCGTGGACGAGGAAAGGCCaaaaaaggaaggaaggaagacgaatgcaggggacaaaagagggagTGTCCAGGCAATCGAGGAGGTGACGTAG